The following proteins are encoded in a genomic region of Saccharopolyspora antimicrobica:
- the phnC gene encoding phosphonate ABC transporter ATP-binding protein yields the protein MPVISFDRVGKSFGDVRALDEVSLDVEPGEMAVLLGLSGSGKSTLLRHVDGLQRATSGTVQVLGEDVGALRGSGLRALRRRVGFVFQQFHLVGSLTVLENVCTGALGSLRGPRLGLFTYPKRVRFAAMEQLERVGLTDQALQRADTLSGGQQQRVAVARALLQKPEILLADEPVASLDPDSAAQVMNLIAEIGREDGLTVLCSLHQVDLALSWGHRIIGLRSGQVVLDTPVEGLDRDAAMSIYAKVGSSDLAAVG from the coding sequence ATGCCAGTGATCAGCTTCGACCGGGTCGGCAAGTCCTTCGGTGATGTGCGGGCGCTCGACGAGGTCTCCCTCGACGTCGAGCCCGGTGAGATGGCGGTGCTGCTCGGCCTCTCCGGCTCGGGCAAGTCGACGCTGCTGCGGCACGTGGACGGCCTGCAGCGCGCCACTTCCGGCACCGTGCAGGTGCTCGGCGAGGACGTCGGTGCGCTGCGCGGATCGGGTCTGCGCGCGCTGCGGCGGCGGGTCGGGTTCGTGTTCCAGCAGTTCCACTTGGTCGGCTCGCTGACCGTGCTGGAGAACGTGTGCACGGGCGCGCTCGGCAGCCTGCGCGGCCCGCGCCTCGGGCTGTTCACCTATCCCAAGCGCGTGCGGTTCGCCGCGATGGAGCAGCTGGAGCGGGTCGGCCTGACCGACCAGGCGCTGCAGCGGGCGGACACGCTCTCGGGCGGTCAGCAGCAGCGCGTCGCGGTGGCCAGGGCGCTGCTGCAGAAGCCGGAGATCCTGCTCGCCGACGAGCCCGTCGCCTCGCTCGACCCGGACTCGGCGGCGCAGGTGATGAACCTGATCGCGGAGATCGGCCGGGAGGACGGGCTGACCGTGCTGTGCAGCCTGCACCAGGTGGACCTGGCGCTGAGCTGGGGTCACCGGATCATCGGGCTGCGCTCCGGGCAGGTCGTGCTGGACACCCCGGTCGAGGGCCTGGACCGCGACGCGGCGATGTCGATCTACGCCAAGGTCGGTTCCTCCGACCTCGCCGCGGTGGGGTGA
- the phnE gene encoding phosphonate ABC transporter, permease protein PhnE produces MTTTAEAPRRTLARPTPTGTAAAVVVLALLGAAIWAFSSLRLNIATFVDGAANAVDFAGRTLPLDFPPLGELLALCGQTLAIVVCATLLASLISVPVAVLAASNTALGGTSRFGARVIIVVARAIPDVVLAIVFFRMFGFGGLTGVLAMGLHSIGMIGKLYADAIEQIDEGPRTAIRAAGGTRLQQLVTGVLPQVMPSFVATSLHRLDINLRVSVVLGFVGVGGLGQAISDSLRTLDYQRGMALASVVFGLCVLVEVVSGAIRRGLLGVREERRGPLAAVRRRVQIPAPRREAGIVAERASSPRPISPPWTAGRVRRTGYWLLTALVVVASIWGADISLAQFQRAITDFGPTLALFWPPETGGILPELLAELLVTVQIALAATLIGAILALPVGALAANNVAPNPAVAKFFRGVVLAVRGVPELVLAIVFVVITGLGAVAGALALGVGSVGLLGKLVADSLEEVDRGKERALRATGASRLQVFFAATVPQAAPAFVAHVLYQLDTNLRSATLLGLVGAGGIGYYLLNASRVLEFGVVTTVLALTFAVVMLVELLALWLRKLVR; encoded by the coding sequence TTGACCACCACCGCAGAAGCGCCGCGCCGCACGCTCGCCCGCCCGACGCCGACCGGCACCGCGGCGGCCGTGGTCGTGCTGGCCCTGCTGGGCGCGGCGATCTGGGCGTTCAGCTCGCTGCGCCTGAACATCGCGACGTTCGTGGACGGCGCGGCCAACGCGGTCGACTTCGCCGGCCGAACCCTGCCGCTGGACTTCCCGCCGCTCGGCGAACTGCTGGCGTTGTGCGGGCAGACGCTGGCGATCGTGGTCTGCGCGACCCTGCTGGCCTCGCTGATCAGCGTGCCCGTCGCGGTCCTCGCGGCGAGCAACACCGCCCTGGGCGGCACCAGCCGGTTCGGGGCGCGCGTGATCATCGTGGTGGCGCGGGCGATCCCGGACGTCGTGCTGGCCATCGTGTTCTTCCGGATGTTCGGCTTCGGCGGCCTGACCGGTGTGCTGGCGATGGGCCTGCACTCCATCGGCATGATCGGCAAGCTCTACGCCGACGCGATCGAGCAGATCGACGAAGGCCCGCGCACCGCCATCCGCGCGGCGGGCGGAACCAGGCTGCAGCAGCTGGTCACCGGCGTGCTGCCGCAGGTGATGCCGTCGTTCGTGGCGACCTCGCTGCACCGCCTGGACATCAACCTGAGGGTCTCGGTGGTGCTGGGGTTCGTCGGCGTCGGCGGCCTCGGCCAGGCGATCTCCGACTCCCTGCGCACCCTCGACTACCAGCGCGGAATGGCGCTGGCGTCGGTGGTGTTCGGGCTCTGCGTGCTGGTGGAGGTCGTCTCCGGCGCGATCCGCCGCGGCCTGCTCGGCGTGCGGGAAGAGCGCCGCGGCCCGCTCGCGGCGGTCCGGCGCCGGGTGCAGATCCCGGCTCCGCGGCGGGAGGCCGGGATCGTCGCCGAGCGGGCTTCGTCACCGCGGCCGATCAGTCCACCGTGGACGGCCGGACGGGTGCGCCGCACCGGCTACTGGCTGCTGACCGCCCTGGTGGTGGTCGCCTCGATCTGGGGCGCGGACATCTCGCTCGCCCAGTTCCAGCGCGCGATCACCGACTTCGGCCCGACCCTGGCGCTGTTCTGGCCACCGGAAACCGGCGGCATCCTCCCGGAGCTGCTGGCCGAACTCCTGGTCACCGTCCAGATCGCCCTGGCGGCCACCCTGATCGGCGCGATCCTCGCGCTACCGGTGGGAGCCCTGGCGGCGAACAACGTGGCCCCGAACCCGGCGGTGGCGAAGTTCTTCCGCGGTGTGGTGCTAGCGGTCCGAGGCGTCCCGGAACTGGTGCTGGCGATCGTGTTCGTGGTGATCACCGGCCTCGGCGCGGTAGCGGGCGCGCTCGCCCTCGGCGTCGGCTCGGTGGGCCTGCTCGGCAAGCTGGTGGCGGACTCGCTGGAGGAGGTGGACCGCGGCAAGGAACGAGCGCTGCGGGCCACGGGTGCGAGCCGCCTCCAGGTGTTCTTCGCGGCGACGGTCCCCCAAGCGGCCCCGGCCTTCGTGGCGCACGTCCTGTACCAGCTGGACACCAACCTCCGCTCGGCAACCCTGCTGGGCCTGGTCGGAGCGGGCGGAATCGGCTACTACCTCCTCAACGCCTCCAGGGTCCTGGAGTTCGGAGTGGTGACAACGGTCCTGGCCCTCACCTTCGCAGTGGTGATGCTGGTGGAACTCCTCGCCCTCTGGCTCCGAAAACTCGTCCGCTGA
- a CDS encoding DUF6879 family protein, protein MILTGEQFSARFDNCQRSAWRFECQPTYAMQREQENLRRWRAGEPKPEGHNAVWHETVQEIATSGRTIGRVRTVRKPLTEYQRFQLAWAIPGNVEAGEDVRILDLTNLVLDLPAHDFWLFDETTVVDLNFNSDGTLLNIDQRENPDLTQYLKWRDTALSHAVSLSEWNARA, encoded by the coding sequence GTGATTCTGACCGGCGAGCAGTTCAGCGCGCGGTTCGACAACTGCCAACGGTCCGCATGGCGGTTCGAGTGTCAACCGACGTACGCCATGCAACGGGAGCAGGAGAACCTAAGACGTTGGCGTGCAGGGGAACCGAAGCCCGAGGGGCACAATGCGGTTTGGCACGAGACGGTGCAGGAGATCGCGACTTCCGGCCGGACCATCGGCCGTGTCCGCACCGTCCGTAAGCCGCTCACGGAGTATCAGAGGTTTCAGCTTGCTTGGGCCATCCCCGGCAACGTCGAAGCCGGGGAGGACGTCAGGATTCTGGACCTGACGAACCTCGTCCTGGACTTGCCGGCCCATGACTTCTGGTTGTTCGACGAAACGACCGTGGTTGATCTGAACTTCAACTCTGATGGAACCCTGCTCAACATCGACCAGCGAGAAAACCCGGACCTGACCCAGTACCTCAAGTGGCGAGACACGGCATTGAGTCACGCCGTGTCGTTGAGCGAGTGGAATGCTCGAGCCTGA
- a CDS encoding helix-turn-helix domain-containing protein translates to MLEPDAEQQQRKNLADTLRQLRKAAGLSGERLAVRAAMSQSKVSRIESGKTLPTVADVERIMTALDVQPAARDELLALARSANVEYTSLRSSARQGIWRSQAEIKALTESASVVRQFLPAIPSGLIQTRDYARAVLTPGVEGRPARDIDRAVQARLDSQGSLNDESRRFCFLLTEQAVRLKRAAASVMVEQLQHMAGASQRPNVDLAILPNAALVNASPLNVFVAYDDRLVLAEIFAGEVALRDYRDIMYHLNIFEHFYERALTGEDARRVLKSAADQFMRTRD, encoded by the coding sequence ATGCTCGAGCCTGACGCAGAACAGCAGCAACGCAAGAACCTTGCGGACACGCTGAGGCAGCTACGCAAAGCGGCCGGACTCTCTGGTGAGAGGCTGGCCGTTCGTGCTGCCATGTCTCAATCGAAAGTCAGCCGGATCGAATCTGGCAAGACCCTGCCGACCGTCGCTGATGTTGAACGCATCATGACGGCGCTCGACGTGCAACCAGCCGCTAGAGATGAACTCCTGGCGCTTGCTCGTTCAGCAAACGTCGAATACACGTCGCTACGATCATCCGCGCGGCAAGGAATCTGGCGAAGCCAAGCCGAGATCAAGGCGCTCACAGAATCAGCCTCAGTCGTCCGCCAGTTCTTGCCGGCTATCCCCTCCGGGCTGATCCAGACGCGCGACTATGCGCGTGCTGTACTTACTCCTGGTGTTGAGGGCAGGCCAGCACGAGACATTGACCGTGCCGTACAGGCGAGGTTGGATAGTCAGGGTTCGCTCAACGACGAGTCTCGCCGATTCTGTTTCTTGCTCACCGAGCAGGCCGTAAGGCTCAAGCGTGCCGCAGCTAGCGTCATGGTCGAACAGCTGCAGCACATGGCAGGGGCGTCCCAGCGGCCGAACGTGGACCTAGCGATCCTTCCTAACGCTGCTCTGGTGAACGCCTCACCGCTAAACGTGTTCGTCGCGTACGACGATCGACTAGTGCTTGCCGAAATTTTCGCAGGCGAGGTAGCGCTACGCGACTACCGGGACATCATGTACCACCTCAACATATTCGAACACTTCTACGAACGTGCGCTGACCGGCGAAGATGCAAGGCGGGTTCTTAAGTCTGCCGCTGATCAGTTTATGCGAACACGCGACTAA
- a CDS encoding adenosylhomocysteinase — MEAFERANLDAYFGRIVAQVPAAERSSSFLITHVLPERPAFVRAVGRLTDLRAVLPKPKSIDTVAARQVEADGYVCDRLSRDLFSDADRAVDYLEARAAGRPVVLLDVGGYFAPILTELCDRFSGEVLGVVEDTENGHQRYQDLKLPCPVISVARSPLKDPEDYLVGQSVVFSAEALMRSRGDILHGRNALVIGFGKLGSSIARLLHVKGVRVTVYDIDPVRRTQALSQGFTVARDCRSALVDAGLVLCATGRLSLRGEDFPQLRNGAYVATVTSSEDELELDGLAEVYDQNPITDDITRYMTIGHYFYLLNKGNAVNFLHGASVGPFIFLVQAEILAAAARLSQRDLEPGMHEVADCRPMIAATWLNYFNR; from the coding sequence ATGGAAGCGTTCGAGCGAGCGAACCTCGATGCATACTTCGGCCGGATCGTTGCTCAAGTTCCTGCGGCCGAGCGGTCAAGCTCATTCTTGATCACGCACGTGCTGCCCGAGCGTCCCGCGTTCGTTCGGGCCGTGGGCCGCCTGACCGACCTGCGCGCTGTGCTGCCCAAGCCGAAGTCGATCGACACCGTCGCGGCACGTCAGGTCGAGGCGGACGGTTACGTGTGCGATCGACTCTCGCGTGATCTCTTCAGTGACGCAGACCGTGCCGTCGACTACCTGGAAGCGCGAGCTGCGGGGAGGCCGGTGGTCTTGCTGGATGTCGGCGGGTACTTCGCGCCGATCCTGACCGAGTTGTGCGACCGTTTCTCGGGGGAAGTTCTCGGCGTAGTGGAGGACACCGAGAACGGGCACCAGCGATACCAAGATCTGAAGCTACCGTGTCCAGTCATCTCGGTGGCGCGGTCACCGCTCAAGGACCCCGAGGACTACCTGGTCGGGCAGTCTGTCGTATTCAGCGCCGAAGCCCTCATGCGCAGCCGGGGCGACATCCTGCACGGCCGGAACGCACTGGTGATCGGCTTTGGCAAGCTGGGCAGCTCGATCGCTCGCCTGCTTCACGTCAAGGGGGTCCGCGTTACCGTGTATGACATCGACCCCGTACGCCGAACTCAGGCCCTCTCGCAGGGGTTCACGGTGGCCCGAGACTGCCGGTCCGCGCTCGTGGACGCGGGACTCGTGCTCTGCGCCACCGGCCGCTTGTCGTTGCGCGGCGAAGACTTCCCACAGCTCAGGAACGGCGCGTACGTCGCCACCGTCACGAGCAGCGAGGACGAACTGGAACTGGACGGACTCGCGGAGGTGTACGACCAGAACCCGATCACCGATGACATCACCCGGTACATGACGATCGGCCACTACTTCTACCTCCTGAACAAGGGAAACGCGGTGAATTTTCTCCACGGCGCGAGTGTGGGGCCGTTCATCTTCCTGGTCCAGGCCGAGATCCTTGCCGCTGCTGCCAGGCTTTCTCAGCGCGACCTGGAGCCCGGTATGCACGAGGTGGCCGATTGCCGACCCATGATCGCCGCAACGTGGCTGAACTACTTCAACAGGTGA
- a CDS encoding NUDIX hydrolase, producing MPITHEHISRTVKAYQTARPECVDELNMITDLLDAGVDITPRTEFRGHATAGAVLVNDEGLVLHIHHKGLGRWLLPGGHLEPGDESLRCAARRELSEETGFDLEQVSEGGEDPVHVDVHLIPANPAKGEPDHHHFDFRFLFRTSGDAGELQAEEVTGADWFGVDALPSPLRDHVRAAIV from the coding sequence ATGCCGATCACACACGAACACATCTCCCGGACGGTCAAGGCCTACCAGACGGCCCGGCCCGAATGCGTTGACGAACTCAACATGATCACGGACCTACTCGACGCGGGCGTGGACATCACTCCTCGCACTGAGTTCCGTGGGCATGCCACGGCTGGCGCCGTCCTCGTCAACGACGAGGGGCTGGTCCTGCACATCCATCACAAGGGACTCGGCCGCTGGCTCTTGCCTGGTGGTCACCTCGAACCCGGTGATGAGTCGCTGCGCTGCGCAGCGCGGCGAGAACTGAGCGAGGAGACCGGGTTCGACCTGGAGCAGGTATCAGAGGGCGGGGAAGATCCGGTCCACGTCGACGTTCACCTGATCCCTGCGAACCCGGCGAAGGGCGAACCCGACCACCACCACTTCGACTTCCGGTTCCTGTTCCGCACCAGCGGCGACGCGGGTGAATTGCAGGCCGAGGAAGTGACTGGAGCCGACTGGTTCGGCGTCGATGCCCTGCCGAGCCCGCTTCGCGACCACGTACGTGCGGCCATCGTCTAG
- a CDS encoding EamA family transporter gives MIALLLALGSSLAYGCADFLGGVGARKAHVLRTVMIAAPASLVVELLLWPLLGASFSTAAIGWGAASGVASTAAFVLLYRTLAIGPMNVLSPVTALVSAVLPVGAGLLQGEHLAAAGLVGLPLALAAVVLVSAGPGAGSARPSRTALLLALGAGAAIALQLIFLHQAPSDSGVAPLIVGRAVSSAITLTAAALLHRRLGPERPAYAISATAGALDSVANLLFLLAARSGNLAVVAVVVALYPAGTVLLARGVLAERIHRGQLLGLGTAAVAVSLLALT, from the coding sequence GTGATCGCTCTGCTGCTGGCACTGGGCAGCTCGCTCGCTTACGGGTGCGCCGACTTCCTCGGCGGCGTCGGCGCGCGCAAGGCCCACGTGCTGCGCACCGTGATGATCGCCGCGCCGGCCAGTCTCGTGGTCGAGCTGCTGCTGTGGCCGCTGCTCGGCGCCTCCTTCAGCACGGCCGCAATCGGCTGGGGTGCCGCATCGGGCGTCGCATCGACCGCAGCGTTCGTCCTGCTCTACCGCACCCTGGCGATCGGCCCGATGAACGTCCTGTCCCCGGTGACCGCGCTGGTCTCCGCCGTGCTGCCGGTCGGCGCGGGACTGCTGCAGGGCGAGCACCTGGCCGCCGCCGGGCTGGTGGGCCTGCCGCTCGCGCTGGCGGCGGTGGTGCTGGTCAGCGCCGGACCCGGTGCGGGCTCGGCCCGCCCGTCGCGCACTGCCCTGCTGCTGGCTCTCGGCGCGGGTGCGGCCATCGCCCTGCAGCTGATCTTCTTGCACCAGGCGCCCTCCGACAGCGGAGTGGCTCCGCTGATCGTCGGCCGCGCGGTCTCCTCGGCCATCACCTTGACGGCGGCGGCCTTGCTGCACCGCAGACTGGGCCCCGAGCGCCCGGCGTACGCGATCTCGGCGACGGCGGGAGCGCTGGACTCCGTGGCGAACCTGCTGTTCCTGCTCGCAGCCCGCAGCGGCAACCTGGCCGTCGTGGCCGTGGTCGTCGCCCTCTACCCGGCGGGCACGGTACTGCTCGCCCGAGGCGTCCTCGCCGAACGGATCCACCGCGGCCAACTCCTCGGCCTGGGCACGGCGGCCGTCGCCGTCAGCCTCCTCGCCCTCACCTGA
- a CDS encoding helix-turn-helix domain-containing protein, with product MAETAEALRTVAHNVRAARVRAGLSLEELSRRAQVSKGALVGLEKAQGNPNLATLVRLADTLGISVSALMQGPAEGRVRVVAAADVEPLWTGERGGEGRLVLTTSGRAPVEVWRWQLEPDEEYSSHPHQAGVVETVNVIAGRMTLVVDGVEHAVEAGQTATFDGDTEHVYRGSGTGTCHLIMTVQLPPAATA from the coding sequence ATGGCCGAGACGGCCGAAGCGCTGCGAACGGTCGCGCACAACGTCCGGGCGGCGCGGGTGCGCGCAGGCCTTTCCTTGGAAGAGCTCAGCCGCCGCGCCCAGGTCAGCAAGGGTGCGCTGGTGGGCCTGGAGAAGGCGCAGGGCAACCCCAACCTGGCCACCCTGGTCCGGCTGGCCGACACGCTCGGCATCTCGGTGTCGGCCCTGATGCAGGGGCCGGCGGAAGGCCGGGTCCGCGTCGTGGCCGCCGCCGACGTCGAGCCGCTGTGGACCGGGGAGCGGGGCGGCGAGGGCCGGCTCGTGCTGACGACCTCAGGCCGGGCCCCCGTCGAGGTGTGGCGCTGGCAGCTGGAGCCGGACGAGGAGTACTCGAGCCATCCGCACCAGGCCGGAGTCGTGGAGACCGTCAACGTCATCGCGGGCCGGATGACCCTGGTCGTCGACGGGGTCGAGCACGCCGTCGAGGCCGGGCAGACGGCCACGTTCGACGGCGACACCGAGCACGTCTACCGGGGCTCCGGCACCGGGACCTGCCACCTGATCATGACGGTCCAGCTGCCACCGGCCGCCACGGCCTGA
- a CDS encoding DUF4253 domain-containing protein, whose product MLRDDREAGAPADLSAVFGTGVSVPLPPGEILTEQTMMAAAPAPLCWISDEPPAPQLVAALRAEHRQSGLWPLLLCDNDEVYGERCTVGVVPPEPLDHIDRWRVVDVMARIWDGLVQADDELGPAYDLEVLAPFDYHCPGPAPAGNLLADPDILANQQLPKFIGEDIRLALIPVHRGADVLTALGWSGAANHVSRTAGLSAMARSWEERFGARLLRLGPDRLDLSVAAPPQDPDHAAAVAAEHWTFCPDRILQETGTIEAYAQEIRGRRTWSFWWE is encoded by the coding sequence GTGTTGCGAGACGACCGGGAGGCGGGGGCACCGGCCGATCTGTCCGCGGTGTTCGGCACCGGGGTGTCGGTACCGCTGCCGCCCGGCGAGATCCTCACCGAGCAGACGATGATGGCCGCCGCGCCGGCGCCGCTGTGCTGGATCAGCGATGAGCCGCCGGCTCCGCAGCTGGTCGCCGCGCTGCGCGCCGAGCACCGGCAGAGCGGCTTGTGGCCGCTGCTGCTGTGCGACAACGACGAGGTCTACGGCGAGCGCTGCACCGTCGGCGTCGTACCGCCGGAACCGCTGGACCACATCGACCGCTGGCGGGTGGTCGACGTGATGGCCCGGATCTGGGACGGCCTGGTGCAGGCCGACGACGAGCTCGGGCCTGCCTACGACCTGGAAGTCCTCGCCCCGTTCGACTACCACTGCCCCGGCCCGGCCCCGGCCGGGAACCTGCTGGCGGACCCGGACATCCTGGCCAACCAGCAGCTCCCGAAGTTCATCGGCGAGGACATCCGCCTGGCCCTGATCCCGGTGCACCGGGGCGCCGACGTCCTGACCGCTCTGGGCTGGTCGGGCGCGGCCAACCACGTGTCCCGCACGGCGGGTCTGTCGGCGATGGCGCGGAGCTGGGAGGAGCGCTTCGGCGCCCGCCTCCTCCGCCTCGGCCCGGACCGCCTCGACCTCAGCGTCGCGGCCCCGCCCCAGGACCCGGACCACGCGGCAGCGGTGGCCGCGGAGCACTGGACCTTCTGCCCGGACCGGATCCTCCAGGAGACGGGCACGATCGAGGCCTACGCCCAGGAGATCCGGGGCCGCCGGACCTGGTCCTTCTGGTGGGAATGA